From Mauremys reevesii isolate NIE-2019 linkage group 10, ASM1616193v1, whole genome shotgun sequence, the proteins below share one genomic window:
- the NME4 gene encoding nucleoside diphosphate kinase, mitochondrial isoform X3 — MRTGIPGIQERTLVAVKPDGVQRRLVGDVIKRFERRGFKLVGMKLLQANEGLLAEHYHELRRKPFYPALIHYMTSGPVVAMVWEGYNVVRTSRAMVGDTDSAEAKPGTIRGDFSIHVSRNVVHASDSVETAQREISLWFHSNELVEWDCCDYSNTYQL, encoded by the exons GGATCCCTGGGATCCAGGAGCGGACGCTGGTGGCGGTGAAGCCGGATGGAGTGCAGAGGAGGCTGGTCGGTGACGTGATCAAGCGCTTTGAGAGGCGCGGATTCAAGCTAGTTGGCATGAAGCTGCTCCAG gccaatgaggggcTCTTGGCAGAACATTACCATGAGCTGCGGAGGAAGCCCTTCTACCCAGCACTGATCCATTACATGACCTCAGGCCCAGTGGTTGCCATG GTATGGGAAGGTTACAACGTGGTCAGGACTTCCAGGGCCATGGTAGGAGATACCGACTCCGCTGAAGCCAAGCCTGGGACGATCCGAGGAGATTTCAGCATCCACGTGAGCAG GAACGTCGTTCACGCCAGTGACTCAGTGGAGACAGCCCAGAGGGAGATCAGTTTGTGGTTTCACAGCAACGAGTTGGTGGAATGGGACTGCTGTGACTACAGTAACACTTATCAGCTCTGA